One genomic region from Electrophorus electricus isolate fEleEle1 chromosome 23, fEleEle1.pri, whole genome shotgun sequence encodes:
- the gclm gene encoding glutamate--cysteine ligase regulatory subunit — protein MEPHVTAKLLIDNATTLKLHTGNLVNRNRLKKKCPSSPSEELQDCIKVTLSEWFATIPPTLEPELPTILDCTIPENTELITPEEREELKVSVKLFLSESDCSSIRNAVDMVCVSLGVSQLDSVIIASPPLPEGEGLSLAHLQPMWAELETLVQSQKVAAIGTSDLDKTLLEQLYNWAQVKPSSNQVNLASCCVMPPDLTAFAKEFDIQLLTHNDSKELIGAAGFQEAVKESSRDLHVADWKLEWVLRYSIIVKSRGIIKAKGYLVHARKDTQ, from the exons ATGGAGCCTCATGTCACCGCGAAGTTGTTAATCGACAATGCAACAACTCTGAAGCTGCACACGGGCAATTTAGTGAACCGTAACCGGCTCAAGAAGAAATGTCCATCTTCGCCAAGTGAGGAG CTTCAAGACTGTATCAAAGTAACACTTAGTGAGTGGTTTGCGACAATACCTCCAACACTTGAACCA GAATTGCCCACCATTCTGGATTGCACGATCCCGGAGAATACAGAGCTCATCACACCGGAGGAAAGGGAAGAACTGAAAGTGTCTG tcaagctgtttcttagtgagTCTGACTGTTCATCCATTAGAAATGCTGTGGACATGG tgtgtgtgtcattgggCGTGTCTCAGCTCGACTCTGTGATTATTGCCTCTCCCCCGCTGCCTGAGGGAGAGGGTCTCTCACTCGCTCACCTGCAGCCCATGTGGGCAGAGCTGGAGACTCTTGTTCAGAGTCAGAAAGTCGCTGCCATCGGAACCTCGGACCTGGACAAGACTCTGCTTGAGCAGCTGTACAACTGGGCACAG GTTAAGCCCAGTAGTAACCAGGTGAACCTGGCCTCTTGCTGTGTAATGCCTCCAGACCTCACTGCATTTGCGAAAGAGTTCGACATCCAGTTGCTGACACACAATGACTCCAAAG agcTGATCGGTGCGGCAGGCTTTCAGGAGGCTGTGAAGGAGAGTAGCAGAGACCTGCATGTGGCAGACTGGAAGCTGGAGTGGGTCTTGCGTTACTCCATAATTGTCAAGAGTCGAGGCATCATCAAGGCCAAAGGTTACCTTGTTCATGCAAGGAAGGACACCCAGTAG
- the slc5a9 gene encoding sodium/glucose cotransporter 4, which translates to MTSAPELVTSTVEPGTNGRFTLEVADIVVVVVYFVFVLAVGIWSSFRANRGTIGGYFLAGRSMTWWPIGASLMSSNVGSGLFIGLAGTGAAGGIAVGGFEWNAAWVLIALGWIFVPVYIAAGVVTMPEYLRKRFGGQRIRIYMSVLSLILYIFTKISTDIFSGALFIQVSLGWDLYLSTVVLLAVTALYTIAGGLTAVIYTDALQTVIMVVGAFVLMFIAFNKVGWYEGLLEQYGKAVPNVTVPNTTCHLPRPDAFHIFRDPVTGDLPWPGLLFGLTVLAMWVWCTDQVIVQRSLSAKNLSHAKGGSVLGGYLKILPMFFIVMPGMISRALYPDEVGCVEPDQCLKICGATVGCSNIAYPKLVVELMPVGMRGLMIAVVMAALMSSLTSIFNSSSTLFTMDIWQRVRRQASERELMVVGRVFILVLVVLSILWIPVIQSANSGQLFDYIQAITSYLAPPITAVFLMAIFWSRVNEHGAFWGLMVGLVVGVVRMVMEFAYGTPSCGEEDPRPTLLKDVHYLYFALILLALTTLIITAVSLCTDPIPEQHLVRLTWWTRHSQQPRVELYDPWACLSTPMNPDSAALGSEQRRDRPACWRRAGMWLCGLSEGSRPQLSSEEQQALEKKLSSIEEEPIWRNVCNVNALILLTVNVFLWGYFA; encoded by the exons atgacttctgCACCTGAGCTTGTGACGAGCACAGTGGAACCTGGGACAAATGGAAGGTTTACCTTGGAGGTCGCTGATATCGTAGTGGTTGTGgtctattttgtgtttgtgctggcaGTAGGGATATGG TCATCATTCAGGGCCAACCGGGGTACCATTGGAGGATATTTCTTAGCAGGCAGGTCCATGACATGGTGGCCA ATTGGCGCATCTTTGATGTCCAGTAATGTGGGCAGTGGCCTGTTCATTGGATTAGCAGGGactggagcagcaggaggaatTGCTGTGGGGGGATTCGAATGGAAT GCAGCGTGGGTCCTCATTGCCCTGGGCTGGATCTTTGTGCCCGTGTACATTGCTGCTGGAGTAGTCACCATGCCCGAATACCTGAGGAAGAGGTTCGGTGGCCAGCGCATTCGAATCTACATGAGTGtgctgtctctcattctctacATCTTCACCAAGATATCA ACAGACATTTTCTCTGGAGCTTTGTTCATTCAGGTGTCTCTGGGATGGGACCTGTACCTCTCCACGGTAGTACTGCTTGCAGTCACAGCGCTCTATACTATAGCAG GTGGGTTGACAGCAGTAATCTACACTGATGCATTACAGACGGTCATTATGGTAGTGGGAGCATTCGTTCTTATGTTCATAg CGTTTAATAAAGTAGGCTGGTATGAGGGCCTACTGGAGCAGTATGGGAAAGCCGTGCCTAATGTCACTGTCCCTAACACTACGTGCCACCTCCCTCGGCCTGATGCCTTCCACATCTTCCGGGACCCAGTGACGGGAGACCTGCCCTGGCCGGGCCTGCTCTTCGGACTCACTGTGCTAGCCATGTGGGTGTGGTGCACTGACCAG GTGATAGTGCAGAGGTCCCTGTCTGCCAAAAACCTGTCACATGCCAAAGGAGGCTCGGTGCTGGGAGGTTACCTGAAGATCCTGCCCATGTTCTTCATTGTCATGCCAGGCATGATCAGCAGAGCACTCTACCCAG atgaggtggggtgtgtggaaCCTGATCAGTGCTTAAAGATCTGTGGTGCTACTGTTGGCTGTTCTAACATTGCCTACCCTAAGCTAGTGGTGGAGCTGATGCCAGTAG GAATGCGAGGGCTGATGATTGCGGTGGTGATGGCGGCCCTGATGTCCTCCCTCACCTCCATcttcaacagcagcagcacccTCTTCACCATGGACATCTGGCAGCGGGTGCGGCGCCAGGCCTCTGAGCGGGAGCTGATGGTAGTGGGCAG GGTCTTCATTTTAGTGTTGGTGGTTCTGAGCATCTTGTGGATTCCAGTCATCCAGTCAGCCAATAGTGGGCAGCTGTTTGACTACATTCAGGCCATCACCAGCTACTTGGCTCCTCccatcactgcagtgttccTTATGGCCATCTTCTGGAGTCGAGTGAATGAGCAT GGTGCATTCTGGGGTCTAATGGTGGGCCTGGTGGTGGGAGTGGTTCGTATGGTGATGGAGTTTGCCTATGGCACACCTTCGTGTGGTGAGGAGGACCCGCGACCCACCCTGCTGAAGGACGTGCACTACCTCTACTTTGCTCTTATACTGCTCGCCCTGACGACCCTGATCATCACTGCAGTGAGCCTCTGTACTGACCCCATTCCAGAGCAACAT CTGGTACGTCTAACCTGGTGGACAAGACACAGCCAACAGCCTCGTGTGGAGCTGTACGATCCCTGGGCGTGCCTGTCAACACCCATGAACCCCGACTCTGCGGCTCTGGGCTCCGAGCAGAGGAGGGACAGGCCCGCGTGCTGGAGGCGCGCGGGCATGTGGCTGTGTGGGTTATCCGAAGGCTCCCGACCGCAGCTGAGCAGCGAGGAGCAGCAGGCACTGGAGAAGAAGCTGTCCAGCATTGAGGAGGAGCCCATCTGGAGGAACGTTTGCAATGTCAATGCCCTCATTTTGCTTACAGTCAACGTCTTTCTTTGGGGCTACTTTGCTTGA
- the mrpl55 gene encoding 39S ribosomal protein L55, mitochondrial, with amino-acid sequence MNMALSKIWTYRCGMFRSLHEVVSQRCLLAVSSFHSTHTQSGSNRTSVVRFGRQRYERMYPVLLVRPDGSTISIRYKEPRRIIMMPVDISALSEKERKARMRKRDSKGVVVLKEDFEDDFKADDYSKFWKKT; translated from the exons ATGAATATGGCTCTAAGTAAAATATGGACATATCGCTGCGGTATGTTTAG GAGTCTTCATGAAGTGGTCTCCCAGAGGTGTCTACTTGCTGTGTCCTCgtttcacagcacacacactcagtcaggCTCCAACAGAACGTCTGTGGTGCGTTTTGGCAGACAGAGATATGAACGCATGTACCCAGTCCTGCTGGTACGTCCAGACGGGTCCACCATCAGTATCAGATATAAGGAGCCTAGAAGAATAATAATG ATGCCTGTGGATATTAGCGCACTctcagagaaggagaggaaagcTAGGATGAGGAAGCGGGATAGCAAGGGGGTGGTTGTGCTGAAGGAGGACTTTGAGGATGACTTTAAAGCGGACGACTACAGCAAGTTCTGGAAGAAAACGTGA